Proteins from a single region of Punica granatum isolate Tunisia-2019 chromosome 8, ASM765513v2, whole genome shotgun sequence:
- the LOC116189193 gene encoding stromal cell-derived factor 2-like protein → MAIGFFALAVFLFFGLDLEQGSPSPSHAAASEGVEITYGSAIKLMHEKTKFRLHSHDVPYGSGSGQQSVTGYPGVDDANSYWIVRPQPGTSAKQGDTITSGTIIRLQHMRTRKWLHSHLHASPISGNLEVSCFGGESDSDTGDYWRLMIEGSGKTWRQDQRVRLQHVDTGGYLHSHDKKYQRIAGGQQEVCGVREKRADNVWMAAEGVYLPVTEKK, encoded by the exons ATGGCCATCGGCTTCTTCGCTCTCGccgtcttcctcttcttcggCCTCGATCTCGAGCAGGGGTCGCCCTCCCCTTCCCACGCCGCCGCTTCCGAAGGAGTCGAG ATTACATATGGGTCAGCTATTAAGCTAATGCACGAGAAGACGAAGTTTCGGCTGCATTCGCACGATGTGCCTTACGGCTCTGGAAGTGGGCAGCAGTCTGTTACTGGATATCCTGGTGTTGATGACGCCAATAGCTACTGG ATTGTTAGGCCTCAGCCTGGTACCTCTGCTAAACAAGGAGACACCATAACTAGTGGCACAATCATCAGGCTGCAACACATGAGGACCAGGAAATGGTTGCACAGTCATTTGCATGCTTCCCCAATTTCAGGGAACCTTGAG GTTAGCTGCTTCGGAGGGGAATCTGACTCTGATACTGGTGACTATTGGAG GCTTATGATTGAAGGGAGTGGAAAAACATGGAGACAAGATCAAAGAGTTCGGCTCCAACATGTGGATACAGGCGGCTACTTGCACAGTCATGACAAGAAGTACCAGCGGATTGCTGGGGGACAACAAGAG GTATGTGGTGTCCGAGAGAAGCGTGCTGATAACGTGTGGATGGCAGCTGAGGGCGTGTACCTTCCTGTAACGGAGAAGAAGTAG
- the LOC116188697 gene encoding probable disease resistance protein RPP1 translates to MADDVQLNTKPYGDAPEDHAKQLGSEEVQQWEDAPKKVAKIKGSYAEFAKDFAGKFSMKLKVKQKYVIGSLARRSDQQDALMNLLDAGSSRDVREKLKKKKVLIVLDNVYNLERVGKLAGVASWFGDGSRIIITSWSKSVPAFQGRRVEILEAELMKFKESLILFIIGSQLQRHHHHGRWNRIIDTIDKIPSEKAKDRLRISYDSLNWEAKKIFLDIACFFINEEKMKPIYMWQTWGIVADLTVEELIDRSLVNIIDKSKFWMHDQLKDLGRSIVREATLKDPRKPSSRIWMPEDALKVLQDEKFLRILAGKENVNMLRLSSKILEFLGTDQGCLLTKKEPKSFKNLRFLSLQKSKFSGDLQDVLPKLTWLSWHYCPTRSWGNNLCLKNLVVLDLSESDIRDNWTGWRQIGMYKELKFLDLRGCYNLTRTPGLSECTRLERLILRNCISLSIRGLVKLEFLSLHFCKKIEKLPDSIGHLTWLTELDISWSAVVELPGTVGSPNELKVINMKGSATMKLPSSLQSPKKLEMLDAEHCYRLQEIPQAVEELGVKVLKHILRTSHSFLWLTSA, encoded by the exons ATGGCCGATGATGTCCAGCTCAACACAAAGCCGTATGGGGATGCTCCAGAGGATCATGCGAAGCAGTTGGGGTCCGAGGAAGTGCAGCAGTGGGAGGATGCACCCAAGAAGGTCGCCAAAATCAAGGGATC TTATGCAGAATTTGCTAAGGACTTTGCTGGAAAGTTTTCAATGAAGCTGAAggtgaaacaaaaatatgtGATCGGGAGCCTAGCTCGGCGGAGTGATCAGCAAGATGCTCTCATGAACTTGTTGGATGCAGGGTCCTCTCGTGATGTTCG TgaaaagttgaagaagaagaaagttcTAATCGTTCTCGATAACGTATACAACTTGGAGCGAGTTGGGAAACTAGCGGGAGTGGCTAGCTGGTTTGGAGATGGAAGCAGGATAATCATCACCTCCTGGAGTAAAAGCGTCCCTGCATTCCAAGGAAGAAGAGTCGAGATATTGGAGGCTGAGCTGATGAAGTTCAAAGAATCTCTCATCCTTTTCA TAATAGGTTCACAGCTTCAAAGGCACCATCACCATGGAAGGTGGAATCGCATAATAGACACCATAGACAAGATTCCGTCTGAGAAGGCAAAAGACAGGCTAAGGATAAGTTACGATTCCTTAAACTGGGAGGCGAAGAAGATATTCCTTGATATTGCATGCTTTTTCATCAACGAGGAGAAAATGAAGCCAATCTACATGTGGCAAACCTGGGGCATTGTAGCGGATTTGACAGTGGAAGAGCTCATCGACAGGTCCCTAGTAAACATCATTGACAAGAGTAAGTTTTGGATGCATGATCAGCTCAAGGATCTCGGAAGAAGCATTGTTCGCGAGGCGACATTAAAGGATCCTAGGAAGCCTAGCAGTAGAATATGGATGCCCGAGGATGCTCTGAAAGTGCTACAAGATGAAAAG TTTCTTCGCATCTTGGCAGggaaagaaaatgtcaatatGCTTCGTCTTTCATCCAAGATATTGGAGTTTTTAGGAACTGATCAAGGTTGCCTCCTTACGAAAAAGGAACCGAAGAGTTTCAAGAACTTGAGATTTCTTAGTCTACAGAAATCGAAATTCTCGGGAGATCTGCAGGATGTTCTCCCCAAGTTAACGTGGCTTTCTTGGCATTACTGTCCTACCAGATCTTGGGGAAATAATCTGTGTCTGAAGAATCTGGTCGTGCTCGACCTCTCGGAGAGTGACATAAGGGACAACTGGACCGGGTGGCGCCAAATCGGG ATGTACAAGGAGTTGAAATTCCTAGACCTCAGGGGATGCTACAACCTGACCAGAACGCCCGGCTTATCCGAGTGCACGAGACTGGAGAGACTAATACTTCGAAATTGCATTAGCCTG TCCATCAGAGGACTGGTGAAGCTTGAGTTCCTGTCGTTGCACTTCTGCAAGAAAATAGAGAAGCTCCCAGATTCAATTGGGCATCTGACATGGCTCactgagcttgatatttcatGGTCGGCAGTTGTGGAACTGCCCGGCACGGTTGGGAGCCCGAATGAACTGAAAGTGATCAATATGAAAGGTTCCGCCACTATGAAGTTGCCCAGTTCACTCCAGAGCCCAAAGAAGCTGGAAATGCTGGACGCCGAGCACTGCTATCGTTTGCAAGAAATCCCGCAGGCAGTCGAGGAGCTCGGAGTTAAAGTTCTGAAGCATATACTTAGGACATCGCATAGTTTCTTGTGGCTTACCTCTGCCTAA
- the LOC116188965 gene encoding U-box domain-containing protein 15-like, whose amino-acid sequence MAKCHGNDIGSLVLNRATTSSSSSATANNSSTFNLWKSFSAASLRRKLLSAIRCGGSGLSRRHRRESTASSAKIPAEETSVPQEDTKPLPQRGGRSEKLCDLLNLAEIHERHENEAETRKKVEELEKLKRVVEDLQCVDCSSGGKTKTAARDVRSIAKENAEARATFAMLGAIPPLVGMLDCADLDAQIAALYALLNLGIGNDMNKAAIVKAGAVHKMLKLIESPNETVDPSISEAIAANFLGLSALDSNKPIIGSSDAIPFLVDILLDLDRRSSAQATQDALRALYNLSIFPSNVSFMLETDLVPFLMNALGDMEVSERILSVLSNIVSTPEGRKAISAVRDTFTILVDVLNWNDSPGCQEKASYILMVMAHKAYGDRQAMIEAGIVSALLELTLVGSTLAQKRASRILECLRINKGKQVSENYGRNMGSAVSAPICGSSSTSMTGVTKEGLEEEEEDMMSEEKKAVKQLVKQSLQNNMRRIAKRANLPQDFVPSDHLKLLTLSSTSKSLPF is encoded by the exons ATGGCGAAGTGTCACGGCAACGACATCGGCTCTCTCGTCCTCAACCGAGCtaccacctcctcctcctcctccgccacCGCCAACAACTCCTCCACCTTCAACCTCTGGAAGTCCTTTTCGGCCGCCTCTCTCCGCCGAAAACTCCTGTCCGCCATCCGCTGCGGCGGCAGCGGCCTCTCTCGCCGTCACCGCCGCGAGAGCACCGCCAGCAGCGCCAAAATCCCAGCCGAGGAAACCTCGGTACCGCAAGAAGATACTAAACCCCTGCCTCAACGCGGCGGGAGATCGGAGAAGCTGTGCGATCTGCTGAACCTCGCGGAGATTCACGAGAGGCACGAGAACGAAGCTGAGACGAGGAAGAAGGTCGAGGAGCTTGAGAAGCTGAAGCGAGTGGTGGAGGACTTGCAGTGCGTTGACTGCAGCAGTGGAGGGAAGACGAAGACGGCAGCTAGAGATGTGAGGTCGATAGCGAAGGAGAATGCAGAAGCGAGAGCTACGTTCGCAATGCTAGGTGCGATTCCTCCGCTTGTCGGGATGCTCGATTGTGCGGATCTCGATGCTCAGATCGCCGCGCTCTACGCTCTGCTCAACCTCGGCATAGGCAACGATAT GAACAAGGCAGCCATTGTCAAGGCAGGGGCTGTCCACAAGATGCTGAAGCTCATCGAATCTCCGAATGAGACTGTAGACCCGTCGATCTCGGAAGCAATAGCGGCCAATTTTCTAGGTTTAAGTGCATTGGATTCTAATAAGCCGATTATCGGATCTTCGGATGCAATCCCCTTTTTGGTAGATATTCTCTTAGACTTAGACCGTAGGAgtagtgcccaagcaactcaagATGCTCTTCGAGCTCTCTACAATCTGTCAATCTTCCCTTCGAATGTGTCCTTCATGCTAGAAACCGACTTGGTCCCATTTCTCATGAATGCACTGGGCGACATGGAAGTAAGCGAGCGGATACTGTCTGTCCTCAGCAATATCGTGTCAACCCCAGAAGGTAGAAAGGCGATAAGTGCAGTTCGCGACACATTCACTATACTGGTTGATGTGTTGAATTGGAATGATTCGCCAGGGTGCCAAGAGAAAGCTTCGTATATATTAATGGTAATGGCTCACAAAGCGTACGGTGATAGACAGGCCATGATTGAAGCGGGAATCGTCTCAGCGCTGCTCGAGCTGACACTTGTCGGCAGCACGTTGGCTCAGAAAAGAGCTTCGAGGATATTGGAATGTCTACGAATCAATAAAGGGAAGCAGGTGTCAGAAAACTATGGTAGAAATATGGGTTCCGCTGTATCAGCTCCTATTTGCGGATCTTCATCAACTTCAATGACCGGGGTGACAAAGGAAGGCttggaagaagaggaagaagatatgATGAGCGAGGAGAAGAAAGCCGTGAAGCAGCTCGTCAAGCAGAGTTTACAGAACAACATGAGGAGAATAGCAAAGCGGGCTAATTTGCCACAGGACTTCGTTCCATCGGACCACCTCAAGTTACTCACTTTGAGCTCTACCTCGAAGAGCTTGCCCTTTTGA